A genomic stretch from Erysipelothrix sp. HDW6C includes:
- a CDS encoding isochorismatase family cysteine hydrolase, producing MNPTALVIIDIQNDITKNYKEIIDNINTAIDWADQNQYHVIYIRHENLSPGTRTFKTGTNGANLVSELKMVSQNIFTKYKGNALTSDQFREYIANNNIQNFFITGADATACVKSTCFNLRKENYDVTVLSDCITSYDKRKIDPMLEYYQSKGCTIKYLPDLI from the coding sequence ATGAACCCTACAGCACTCGTAATTATTGACATTCAAAACGATATTACAAAGAATTACAAAGAGATAATCGATAACATCAATACTGCAATTGATTGGGCAGATCAAAATCAGTATCATGTGATTTATATACGACATGAAAATCTCTCACCAGGTACCCGAACGTTTAAAACTGGCACAAATGGAGCCAATTTGGTATCTGAGTTGAAAATGGTATCGCAGAATATTTTTACAAAGTACAAAGGAAACGCACTAACGAGCGATCAGTTTAGAGAGTATATTGCCAACAACAACATTCAAAATTTCTTTATTACAGGTGCCGATGCCACCGCCTGTGTTAAGTCTACCTGTTTCAACCTGAGAAAAGAGAATTATGATGTTACGGTCTTATCTGATTGTATTACAAGTTATGATAAGAGGAAGATTGATCCAATGCTTGAGTACTACCAAAGTAAAGGGTGTACGATTAAGTATTTGCCTGACTTAATTTAG
- a CDS encoding YafY family protein, with protein MRLDRLVSIIMILLDKKRIPAQELADKFEVSLRTIYRDIDAIDIAGIPIRSIPGVGGGFEIMPKYKVDSNVFSRNDLSSILLGLSSVSGIVQSDTFIHALEKVKTLIPDEHARDIEFKANQIHIDMSPWIGNIQIQNNLEVIKQALHAVKLVTFSYRDHRGNITERTVEPYQLVLKSNRWYCHSYCLTKKDYRLFRLSRISNVRTLSQSFDVRAYEKPRLDFDDRLETIQTKVKIRIHKSLVDRVLDFCTFDCLIEDGDAHYILEFPFIENDFYYNTILSFGNKCECLSPAHIRAEVINRIDAILSIYI; from the coding sequence ATGAGATTGGATAGACTCGTCAGTATTATTATGATTCTTTTGGATAAGAAACGAATTCCTGCACAGGAACTTGCAGATAAGTTCGAGGTATCTTTACGGACCATTTACCGCGATATTGATGCCATAGATATCGCAGGAATACCAATTCGATCCATACCGGGTGTTGGTGGTGGGTTTGAAATAATGCCCAAGTATAAGGTAGATTCCAATGTTTTTTCTCGCAATGACCTGTCGTCGATTCTATTAGGATTGTCAAGTGTGTCGGGTATTGTGCAAAGTGATACATTCATTCATGCGTTAGAAAAAGTAAAGACGCTTATCCCTGATGAGCATGCGCGAGATATTGAGTTTAAGGCAAATCAAATTCATATCGATATGAGTCCATGGATTGGAAACATACAGATCCAGAATAATTTGGAAGTTATTAAGCAAGCGCTTCATGCGGTAAAATTAGTTACCTTTTCCTATCGTGACCATCGTGGTAATATCACAGAGCGCACGGTTGAACCCTATCAATTGGTATTAAAAAGCAACCGATGGTATTGTCATAGTTATTGTTTGACTAAGAAAGACTATCGTCTGTTTCGGCTTTCTCGGATATCAAACGTAAGAACCCTTTCACAATCCTTTGATGTGCGTGCTTATGAAAAACCACGGCTAGACTTTGATGACAGGTTAGAGACGATACAAACCAAAGTTAAAATCCGAATTCATAAATCACTTGTAGATCGTGTTCTTGATTTTTGCACGTTTGATTGTCTCATTGAAGATGGCGATGCCCACTACATTTTGGAATTTCCATTTATTGAAAATGACTTTTATTATAATACGATTTTAAGCTTTGGGAACAAATGTGAATGTCTTTCGCCAGCACACATTCGTGCTGAAGTAATCAATCGTATCGATGCCATATTGTCGATTTATATCTAA
- the ggt gene encoding gamma-glutamyltransferase produces MKFDQYMYRYPSRRNLVYGRKGMVGTASPLASQVGLEILKKGGNAIDAAIATAAALTVVEPSGNGIGGDNFAIVWFEGEMYGLNASGAAPALMDAYAMKDRGDKEVTKFGLDPVTVPGVPSGWVALSKRFGKLPLDVVLEPAAILAEEGFPVSVNVARLWKRYYKIYSAALKDYPILNTWFETFCPDGHPLEAGELFKSPGHAKTLRDIGATMGESFYSGAIADAIDAFSKENGGFIRKDDLMKHEVEWVRPLSVNYRGYDIWELPPNSIGIMALMALNILENFELSGKEEVDTYHKQIESMKLAFADGMAHIGEPKTMRVDLDHLLSKEYGTARSKLIGDQALEPAPGELESNGTVYFSTADKDGNMVSFIQSCYTGFGSGSVVPGLGISLHNRGSQFTLEEGHPNFLEPGKRPLHTIIPGFITKDNKPVGPFGVMGGPLQPQAHMQVVSSMVDFHLNPQDALDAPRWQWVSGKKVQVEHGLPFHITEALMRRGHEIEVLNETIMLGRGQIIIRNEDGVLVGGTEPRSDGYLAVW; encoded by the coding sequence ATGAAATTTGATCAATATATGTACCGCTATCCCTCGCGTCGTAACTTAGTGTATGGGCGTAAAGGTATGGTTGGAACTGCAAGTCCGCTTGCATCACAAGTCGGACTAGAGATACTTAAAAAAGGCGGAAATGCCATTGATGCAGCCATTGCAACGGCGGCTGCGCTGACTGTAGTTGAACCATCAGGAAATGGTATTGGTGGCGATAATTTTGCGATTGTCTGGTTTGAAGGCGAAATGTACGGTTTGAATGCAAGTGGAGCTGCACCGGCTCTCATGGATGCGTATGCTATGAAGGATCGTGGCGATAAAGAAGTGACTAAATTTGGACTTGATCCTGTAACGGTACCTGGAGTTCCAAGCGGGTGGGTCGCATTGTCAAAACGATTTGGTAAACTTCCACTGGATGTTGTTTTAGAGCCAGCTGCAATCTTAGCGGAAGAGGGATTTCCAGTCTCTGTGAATGTTGCGCGCCTTTGGAAACGTTATTATAAGATTTACAGTGCTGCATTAAAGGACTATCCCATTCTTAACACTTGGTTTGAAACATTCTGTCCCGATGGACATCCTCTTGAGGCCGGTGAATTATTCAAGTCACCAGGTCATGCTAAAACGCTTCGTGACATTGGGGCAACAATGGGCGAATCGTTTTATTCGGGGGCGATTGCTGACGCAATTGATGCTTTCTCCAAAGAAAATGGTGGTTTCATTCGCAAAGATGACTTGATGAAGCATGAGGTGGAGTGGGTAAGGCCCTTGTCAGTGAATTATCGTGGTTATGATATCTGGGAACTACCACCAAACAGTATTGGCATCATGGCTTTGATGGCCCTAAATATTCTCGAAAACTTTGAACTAAGTGGAAAAGAAGAGGTGGATACATATCACAAGCAGATTGAATCAATGAAGCTTGCATTTGCCGATGGTATGGCTCATATTGGTGAACCAAAAACCATGCGCGTTGACTTGGACCACTTACTTTCAAAAGAATATGGGACTGCCCGTAGTAAACTCATTGGAGACCAAGCACTTGAACCTGCTCCAGGAGAACTTGAGTCAAACGGGACAGTATATTTCTCAACAGCAGATAAGGATGGTAATATGGTTTCCTTTATACAAAGTTGTTATACGGGATTTGGTTCAGGAAGCGTCGTTCCGGGTTTGGGAATCAGTCTCCATAATCGAGGGAGTCAATTTACACTTGAAGAAGGCCATCCAAACTTCTTAGAACCTGGAAAGCGACCGCTTCATACAATCATTCCGGGCTTCATTACGAAAGATAACAAGCCTGTCGGGCCATTTGGAGTTATGGGAGGGCCCTTACAACCCCAAGCTCACATGCAGGTAGTCAGTAGTATGGTTGATTTCCATTTGAATCCCCAAGATGCACTGGATGCACCGCGATGGCAATGGGTATCCGGTAAGAAAGTTCAAGTCGAACATGGACTACCTTTCCATATTACAGAAGCACTAATGCGTCGTGGGCATGAAATCGAGGTATTGAATGAAACAATCATGCTCGGTCGTGGCCAGATTATCATTCGAAATGAAGATGGTGTCCTAGTTGGTGGAACCGAGCCTAGATCTGACGGTTATTTGGCCGTTTGGTAA
- a CDS encoding DUF3784 domain-containing protein: MWKGERKMVFYYAMFAIFFVLVSLLFYSGKGFEYIPGWKQTSPEIKRSINIKALKNNMGMMFLALALIFGVSVFSEIFREKVFIWASILWIIAARININYISRSKKFQNKSVEPFDGRD, from the coding sequence ATGTGGAAAGGAGAAAGAAAGATGGTTTTTTACTATGCAATGTTTGCAATTTTCTTTGTGCTGGTGAGTCTACTATTCTATTCAGGAAAGGGTTTTGAATACATTCCAGGATGGAAGCAAACATCACCAGAAATAAAAAGATCAATAAACATTAAAGCTTTAAAAAATAATATGGGAATGATGTTTCTAGCGTTAGCCCTAATATTTGGAGTTTCTGTTTTTTCTGAAATTTTTAGAGAAAAAGTATTTATCTGGGCATCAATACTATGGATTATCGCCGCACGAATCAATATTAACTATATTAGTCGGTCAAAGAAATTCCAAAATAAATCAGTTGAACCATTTGATGGTCGCGATTGA
- the mgtA gene encoding magnesium-translocating P-type ATPase produces the protein MSRKKMRRINAKNSAIITDINARLTFAATSDEETIFKKFNTRNEGLSNRVIERNRTKYGDNVISKQKPKSLIQRLFGAFINPFTMILIFLAIVSGITDIYIPMRSGDEIDVLTVIIILSMVFISGILRFLQETRSGNAAEKLLEMVTTTATIRRQETGEIELPLDEIVVGDIVRLSAGDMLPADVRITKAKDLFVSQSALTGESEPFEKYSEPEKQEKKSATDYSNMGFMGSNVISGTAEAIVISTGDETMFGSMAQSISEEPVQTSFEKGVNSVSWVLIRFMLIMVPIVFFINGFTKGDWMGAFLFGISIAVGLTPEMLPMIVTTSLAKGAVAMSKEKTIIKNLNSIQNLGAIDVLCTDKTGTLTADKVVLQYHLDVKGKENVQVLRHAYLNSYFQTGLKNLMDFAVISRTEQESENDVSLNYLSTNYTKVDEIPFDFERRRMSVVVQDMSGKVQMITKGAVEEMLSISSHVQYGNTIEPVTEKVKQDILNTVNSLNDDGMRVIAVAQKTNPSPVGAFGVQDENEMVLLGYLAFLDPPKQSAAVAIQALLDHGVTTKILTGDNEKVTRWVCKQVGIEIDGLLLGENIEGLTDIELEREAKRCNVFAKVSPSQKARIIKALRDGGHTVGFMGDGINDAAAMKSSDVSVSVDTAVDIAKESADIILLEKDLMVLEKGIIEGRKTYANMIKYIKMTASSNFGNMFSVLAASAFLPFLPMMSVHLIFLNLIYDISCTAIPWDNVDEEFLMVPKKWDPTSVGNFMIWIGPTSSVFDWTTYLLMYFIICPQFVSGGVLYNNIAVNALVQSGPLAGMNMRLAYMAMFHAGWFVESMWSQTLVIHMIRTPKIPFIQSRASTPLTLMTFAGIIALTIIPFTGFGRMLGFVALPGVYFAYLALTILGYMILVTILKKFYIRRYGELL, from the coding sequence ATGTCAAGAAAAAAAATGCGTCGCATTAACGCAAAAAATAGTGCAATAATAACTGATATTAACGCAAGATTAACTTTTGCAGCAACATCAGACGAAGAAACAATATTTAAGAAATTTAACACTCGTAATGAAGGATTATCAAATCGTGTAATTGAAAGAAATCGCACCAAGTATGGTGATAATGTAATTTCTAAGCAAAAACCAAAATCTCTTATTCAACGATTGTTCGGAGCGTTTATCAATCCATTCACAATGATTCTCATTTTTCTCGCAATTGTATCAGGCATTACTGATATTTACATTCCAATGCGTTCGGGAGATGAAATTGATGTATTGACTGTAATCATAATATTATCGATGGTTTTTATCTCAGGAATCCTTCGATTCTTACAAGAGACACGATCTGGAAACGCTGCTGAGAAACTGTTAGAAATGGTGACTACAACAGCAACAATTCGTCGACAAGAAACTGGTGAAATAGAACTACCACTTGATGAAATCGTGGTTGGTGATATTGTTCGTCTTTCGGCTGGGGACATGCTACCGGCAGATGTGCGCATTACGAAAGCAAAGGACCTCTTTGTAAGTCAATCAGCGTTAACAGGAGAAAGCGAGCCATTTGAAAAATACAGTGAGCCTGAAAAACAAGAAAAGAAATCGGCAACTGACTATTCAAATATGGGCTTTATGGGGAGTAATGTTATTAGTGGCACTGCAGAAGCCATCGTAATTTCAACTGGGGACGAAACGATGTTTGGATCCATGGCTCAGTCAATTTCAGAAGAACCAGTACAAACAAGTTTTGAAAAAGGTGTAAACTCAGTTTCTTGGGTACTTATTCGTTTCATGCTCATCATGGTTCCAATTGTATTCTTTATCAATGGATTTACAAAAGGAGACTGGATGGGTGCCTTCCTGTTTGGAATATCTATCGCTGTTGGACTAACACCGGAGATGCTTCCAATGATTGTTACAACAAGCCTTGCAAAAGGTGCCGTGGCAATGTCGAAGGAAAAGACAATCATTAAGAATCTAAACTCTATACAAAATTTGGGAGCGATCGATGTACTGTGTACTGATAAAACTGGAACCTTGACTGCAGATAAAGTTGTACTGCAATACCATTTAGATGTTAAGGGAAAAGAGAATGTTCAGGTGCTACGTCATGCATACCTAAACAGCTACTTCCAAACAGGACTTAAAAATTTGATGGATTTTGCCGTAATCAGCCGAACCGAACAAGAAAGTGAAAATGATGTTTCTTTGAACTATCTCAGCACCAACTATACGAAAGTTGATGAAATACCGTTTGATTTTGAACGACGTCGTATGAGTGTTGTTGTTCAAGATATGTCGGGTAAGGTGCAAATGATTACCAAAGGTGCCGTTGAAGAGATGCTATCAATTAGCAGTCACGTACAATACGGCAATACTATTGAACCTGTTACAGAGAAGGTGAAGCAAGACATTTTAAACACTGTTAACTCATTGAATGATGATGGAATGCGTGTTATTGCCGTTGCGCAAAAAACCAATCCATCACCCGTTGGAGCATTTGGAGTCCAAGATGAAAATGAAATGGTCCTATTAGGGTACCTTGCGTTCCTTGACCCACCAAAACAATCTGCCGCTGTGGCAATTCAAGCACTTTTGGATCATGGCGTCACAACTAAGATTCTCACTGGAGATAACGAAAAAGTTACGCGTTGGGTCTGCAAGCAAGTTGGAATTGAAATTGATGGACTCCTGTTAGGGGAGAATATTGAAGGTTTGACTGATATAGAATTGGAACGTGAAGCAAAGCGTTGCAATGTCTTTGCGAAAGTATCTCCTTCTCAAAAAGCAAGAATCATTAAAGCGTTGAGAGATGGCGGTCATACTGTCGGATTTATGGGGGATGGCATCAATGATGCAGCTGCAATGAAATCATCCGATGTTAGTGTTTCGGTGGATACAGCAGTGGATATTGCTAAAGAATCAGCGGATATTATTCTCTTAGAAAAAGACCTTATGGTTCTTGAAAAAGGGATTATTGAAGGAAGAAAAACATATGCAAATATGATCAAGTACATAAAAATGACAGCAAGTTCAAACTTTGGAAATATGTTCTCTGTCCTTGCTGCCAGTGCATTTCTACCATTCTTACCAATGATGAGTGTCCACTTGATATTCCTAAACCTGATCTATGATATTTCCTGTACAGCGATTCCTTGGGATAATGTCGACGAAGAGTTTCTCATGGTTCCCAAGAAATGGGATCCAACCTCTGTTGGTAATTTCATGATTTGGATTGGTCCCACAAGTTCAGTCTTTGATTGGACAACGTATCTGTTGATGTATTTTATAATTTGTCCGCAATTTGTTTCAGGGGGAGTGCTTTACAATAATATTGCGGTTAATGCCCTGGTTCAAAGTGGCCCATTGGCGGGGATGAATATGAGATTAGCCTATATGGCGATGTTCCATGCTGGTTGGTTTGTAGAGTCGATGTGGTCCCAAACTTTGGTCATTCACATGATTCGTACACCCAAGATTCCATTCATTCAAAGCCGTGCCTCAACACCATTGACTTTGATGACTTTTGCAGGAATTATTGCATTAACCATCATTCCATTTACTGGTTTTGGTCGCATGCTCGGATTCGTTGCATTGCCTGGGGTATACTTCGCATATCTCGCGTTAACAATTCTAGGGTACATGATTTTAGTAACCATTCTAAAGAAATTCTACATCCGTAGATATGGTGAATTGCTCTAA
- a CDS encoding nucleoside hydrolase, with protein MKKIILDVDTGIDDCLAIAYLLAQPNVDIVGITAVYGNVDVNSAALNCANLLHLLGRNAIPVYCGAEHAMHESSFVQLRGGKVFHGDNGIGDVHFDENQSVSTSENAIDFIVSQAQNVKNLTLIATGPLTNIAQAITLNQQAMQNVERIILMGGALCVPGNVSPFAEANISHDAEAAKVVFESGIPITMIGLDVTSRAIITRSDLEHWKTLSNKSETLLNIQDHYFKAHELVYPQWHGAAMHDALAAIVALEPTLVKTVKLPVTVLTSEQQYGRTILDLSRISDITTHTVDVAIDMNPQAFKELLIKSIDTVVS; from the coding sequence ATGAAGAAAATAATCCTAGATGTCGATACCGGAATCGATGACTGTCTGGCTATCGCCTACTTACTCGCCCAGCCCAATGTGGATATTGTTGGCATCACTGCTGTTTATGGAAATGTTGATGTTAACAGTGCCGCACTAAACTGTGCGAACCTTTTACATTTGCTTGGACGTAATGCTATTCCTGTATACTGTGGTGCTGAACATGCGATGCATGAATCATCATTCGTACAGCTACGGGGTGGTAAGGTTTTCCATGGTGATAATGGAATTGGTGATGTTCATTTTGATGAAAATCAATCCGTGTCAACATCTGAAAACGCTATAGATTTCATCGTGAGTCAGGCTCAAAATGTAAAGAATCTTACACTTATCGCAACCGGACCACTTACAAATATTGCCCAGGCAATAACACTGAATCAACAAGCAATGCAAAACGTTGAGCGAATCATTCTTATGGGTGGTGCACTTTGTGTTCCTGGCAATGTTTCCCCTTTTGCAGAGGCAAACATTTCGCATGATGCAGAAGCTGCCAAGGTTGTTTTTGAGAGTGGCATTCCGATTACAATGATTGGACTTGATGTTACATCACGCGCTATTATCACACGCTCTGACCTCGAACATTGGAAGACACTTAGCAACAAATCCGAAACCCTCCTTAACATTCAAGATCACTATTTTAAAGCGCATGAACTCGTTTATCCACAATGGCATGGAGCCGCTATGCATGATGCGCTTGCAGCTATCGTTGCACTTGAACCTACGCTTGTAAAGACTGTGAAACTGCCAGTTACAGTCCTAACAAGTGAACAACAATACGGTCGTACGATTCTTGATCTCAGTCGCATTTCTGACATCACAACACATACTGTTGATGTTGCAATTGATATGAATCCTCAAGCATTTAAAGAGTTACTAATCAAGTCAATTGACACTGTGGTTAGCTAA
- a CDS encoding DUF3100 domain-containing protein, translating to MKNTNKILFFIFIMIVIAISELIGVQIINVGTIKILVLPLVFAVLITMIVGIPKWRKGILKKIYSDANIKFAGANLIFIMLPLMARYGADVAPKINEIMQFGWVFLFQTVGNVGTVLLGLPIALLLGLNREAIGATLGIGREGELAYITEKNGLDSEEGRGILSMYLVGTLFGALIFSFIPPILNAVGFDYRALAIGSGLGSASMMTAASSAIVGLYPQHADTITSFAGASQLVTSFMGTYIMVFLSVPLMNFIYKIFKKERAIN from the coding sequence ATGAAAAACACAAATAAGATCTTATTTTTTATCTTCATTATGATTGTTATCGCCATTTCAGAATTAATTGGTGTACAAATTATTAATGTCGGAACAATCAAAATTCTCGTCTTACCACTTGTCTTCGCAGTCTTAATAACCATGATTGTTGGAATCCCTAAGTGGCGTAAAGGCATCCTTAAGAAAATTTATTCAGACGCAAACATCAAATTCGCAGGTGCAAACCTTATCTTCATTATGCTTCCACTAATGGCGCGTTATGGAGCTGATGTTGCTCCAAAGATCAATGAAATTATGCAATTTGGTTGGGTCTTTCTTTTCCAAACCGTTGGGAATGTCGGAACTGTACTACTTGGACTTCCAATTGCCCTCTTGCTTGGCTTAAATCGTGAAGCTATTGGCGCTACTCTTGGTATTGGACGTGAAGGTGAACTCGCCTATATAACTGAAAAGAATGGCCTTGATAGTGAGGAAGGACGGGGCATTCTGTCCATGTACCTCGTTGGAACACTCTTCGGAGCGCTCATCTTTAGTTTTATTCCCCCAATCTTAAATGCGGTGGGATTTGATTATCGAGCCCTTGCAATCGGGTCCGGTCTTGGATCAGCAAGTATGATGACTGCTGCATCAAGTGCAATAGTCGGTCTTTATCCACAACATGCGGACACGATTACATCCTTTGCTGGAGCAAGCCAACTTGTGACAAGTTTCATGGGAACATATATTATGGTATTCTTATCCGTTCCATTGATGAACTTTATCTATAAAATCTTTAAAAAAGAAAGAGCAATTAACTAG
- a CDS encoding GNAT family N-acetyltransferase gives MQTIIRNIWNEPIWSLLKTARNEVFVVEQGLDTCVVADDYDQTCTHIIYTHSEKVIASCRVRIENTIAFIERVSVLKEYRQQSLSKGILNEALTFIEKTNVQTVAIVAQSRLISMYEKYGFTPVDDHFMIFGASHIKMTKSINN, from the coding sequence ATGCAAACGATTATTCGAAATATTTGGAATGAACCCATTTGGTCCCTGTTGAAAACAGCTCGCAACGAAGTTTTTGTTGTTGAACAAGGCTTGGATACGTGTGTTGTTGCAGACGATTACGACCAAACGTGTACACACATTATTTATACTCATTCAGAGAAAGTAATTGCAAGTTGTCGGGTGCGAATTGAGAATACCATCGCATTTATCGAGCGTGTTTCCGTACTCAAGGAATACCGTCAACAGTCATTAAGTAAGGGAATCCTTAACGAAGCCCTCACTTTTATTGAAAAAACAAACGTACAAACAGTCGCAATTGTCGCACAAAGTCGTCTTATCAGTATGTACGAAAAATACGGATTTACACCTGTCGATGATCACTTTATGATTTTCGGAGCATCACATATTAAAATGACCAAATCAATAAATAACTAG
- the ade gene encoding adenine deaminase, translated as MKLKYTNKAKLIATARGDQQADVVLANANILNLFTGEIRLGDIYISDNAIAHVEYDNCETVSGKNVIDIEQKYVIPGLIDAHMHIESTMLTPVNFTKAALPHGTTTIMTDPHEAANVTGVRGVKYMHDSAEGLPMRHFVDIPSCVPSVLGLEKSGAEFGVQEIEELASLDRVIGLAEVMDYLGVINGEDRMMDIIAASEQRGLFIQGHAPSVMGRDLSAYICGGPRSCHESRSGVEGLEKLRAGLFVDARESSITKNVKDIWEAVKGSRYLDTLCLCSDDKEAEDVLVNGHMNEVVNSAISYGMDPIDAIRCATLNSAREVHIDNLGAIAPGYIADLLVVDTLESIHPTRVFYEGQQVASNGSVDVSFPVKDFPIEKENTVFVKPLTVADFEIQAPIENGHIEVNGIEYHSPFSSITTVSQFTLEVKDSKIILPEAFNFVAVVNRHQGSDAIALGIVKNFGMQGGALSSTVSHDSHNLTIVYNTPANALIAANALMNQGGGMSAVKDGAILHTLDLPVFGLMSNLEAEDVARENRAMKEANRSLGMTEFINPLMRITTLSLIVIPEAKMSDLGLVAVSDKVIKPLFTGN; from the coding sequence GTGAAACTTAAATATACGAATAAAGCAAAACTCATCGCTACAGCCCGTGGGGATCAACAAGCAGATGTGGTGTTAGCAAATGCCAACATACTGAACTTATTTACGGGGGAAATTCGACTTGGTGATATTTATATATCAGACAATGCCATCGCGCACGTCGAGTATGACAATTGCGAAACAGTTTCTGGTAAAAATGTTATTGATATTGAACAGAAATACGTAATTCCAGGATTAATCGATGCCCACATGCACATTGAATCCACCATGTTAACACCTGTTAACTTTACCAAAGCTGCATTACCCCATGGAACAACAACGATTATGACTGACCCTCATGAGGCAGCCAACGTAACCGGAGTTCGTGGTGTAAAATACATGCATGACAGCGCAGAGGGACTTCCGATGCGTCATTTCGTTGATATTCCAAGTTGTGTTCCATCCGTTTTAGGACTTGAAAAATCTGGTGCTGAATTTGGGGTTCAAGAAATAGAAGAACTTGCATCATTAGATCGTGTCATTGGGCTTGCTGAAGTCATGGATTATCTTGGCGTTATCAATGGCGAAGACCGCATGATGGATATCATCGCTGCATCTGAACAACGCGGACTCTTTATTCAAGGACATGCGCCATCAGTAATGGGTCGAGACCTATCTGCTTATATTTGTGGTGGTCCTCGTAGTTGCCATGAATCGCGTTCAGGGGTTGAAGGTTTGGAGAAACTTCGCGCTGGATTATTCGTGGATGCAAGAGAAAGTTCAATTACAAAAAATGTTAAAGACATTTGGGAAGCCGTAAAGGGATCACGCTATCTCGATACACTGTGCTTATGCAGTGATGACAAAGAAGCTGAAGATGTTCTGGTGAATGGACATATGAATGAAGTCGTCAATTCCGCAATATCTTATGGAATGGATCCCATTGATGCCATTCGCTGTGCTACATTAAATAGTGCTCGTGAAGTTCATATCGATAATCTTGGTGCTATTGCACCTGGGTATATTGCCGATCTCTTGGTTGTTGATACTTTGGAATCCATTCACCCCACACGTGTCTTTTACGAGGGACAACAAGTTGCATCAAATGGAAGCGTTGATGTCTCATTTCCAGTTAAAGACTTTCCAATTGAAAAAGAAAATACAGTTTTTGTTAAACCATTGACAGTTGCTGACTTTGAAATTCAAGCACCTATTGAAAATGGGCACATCGAAGTAAATGGTATTGAATACCATTCGCCATTCTCTTCAATCACAACGGTTTCACAATTTACGCTCGAGGTTAAAGACTCTAAAATTATCCTTCCAGAGGCATTCAATTTTGTTGCCGTTGTTAACCGACACCAAGGAAGCGATGCTATTGCTTTGGGAATTGTTAAGAATTTTGGGATGCAAGGCGGAGCCTTATCCTCGACCGTATCACATGACTCACATAACCTTACAATCGTATACAACACCCCTGCTAATGCACTTATTGCCGCCAATGCGCTTATGAATCAAGGTGGTGGGATGTCTGCGGTCAAAGATGGAGCAATTCTTCACACATTGGATCTACCTGTATTTGGACTGATGTCCAATTTAGAAGCTGAGGATGTTGCCAGAGAGAATCGCGCAATGAAAGAAGCAAACCGCAGTCTTGGTATGACTGAGTTTATCAATCCATTGATGCGAATTACAACGTTGTCTCTCATCGTTATTCCCGAAGCAAAGATGTCAGACTTAGGACTTGTTGCAGTCAGTGATAAAGTCATCAAACCCCTCTTTACAGGAAACTAA